The segment CAATGATGCCTTCATCGTTTTCACTTCGAATATCTTCGCCATTATGGGCCTTCGTTCCCTTTATTTCCTCTTATCGGATGTCATTGATAAATTTGTTTACCTTAAAACTGGACTTTCAATTATTCTTACATTTATAGGAACGAAAATGATTTTAGCAGGAATTGATGAATCTCTGAAAATTCCATCAACCGTTTCGTTGGCTGTAGTAGCGGGGGTATTGCTTCTTTCTGTGATCTTTTCCGTTTTAAAAACCAGTTCTCAATCAGAAACCGCAAATCGAAATGAGTGATCTTTTAAAATATCCTATTGGCCTTTTTGAAAAGCCGATGGTTATTACCCCTGAACATCTTCAACAATATATCACGGATTTATCCAGCTTTCCGAAACGATTACGTTTGGCCGTTGAAGCCTTACCGGAATCAATGATGGATACGCCTTATCGTCCCTCAGGGTGGACTGTTCGGCAGGTGGTACATCATTGTGCAGATAGCCACATGAACAATTTTATTCGAATTAAATTGGCACTGACGGAAGAAAACCCAACCATCAAACCATATTATGAAGACCGTTGGGCGGAATTACCCGATTCCTTAACAATGCCGGTAGAACCTTCACTCGTTATGTTGGAAGGCATTCATCAACGATGGGTGATGCTTCTGCATTCAATGCGCCCTTCGGATTTTCAAAAAGGGTTTTTTCATCCTGAAAAGAATCGATTAGTTACTTTGGATGAAAATACCGGCATCTATGCGTGGCATAGCAATCACCACTTGGCACATGTTCAAAGCATTTTAAAAATCCGCTCTGGGTCTTAAATGAGAACGCTGATTTCCTCTTATACTATAAAACATTGTGGTTTGCTCGCATCGATGCTTGCTTCCATCTTTATGAGTTTTTCATCTTGCGACTCCGGTCTTGAACCTGCAGGCCGCGCTCCAGTGGCAAGCGATAGCGGCTTTTATGCGGGGACCATTACCTTCGAGAATTGGCCTGAATCTACGGATTCATTGCTTGAAGTGGTGCTCGTTGTTTATCGGGAAGCGCCGGCAAGAAATAATTTTCTCAATCTCACCACTATTTCTGATACGCTGATTCTTCTTTCGCAAACACAAGGAAAGACATCTTTTTCATTTGAGCGAAAACTCCGTTCGGGCTCTTACCCTTATGCGGTGGTTGCGCAATTGGTTTCCCCGAACTTATTTGAAAGCTCGGCGTGGCGGTTATTAGCGGTCGCGAACCCCCGGTTTGATGGTGACTCGCTCGGCACGCCATTTACAATTTCTTCAAATCAACGAACCGTAGGAATTCGCTTCAATGCCGATTTCACGCGATCTCTGCCCTTTCCTCGCTAACACTTAAAATATTGCGGCGCTACCTCCGGCAGGCCGACTGGCTTTTTCAATTCGTATATCTTGCAGTTCGGGGGCTTTAAGATTGAGTTGGAAGAAGTATGATTTAAACTGCCCGATTGGAACCCATTGAAAGCTCATTGACCAGCAGTGGAAATCGCGCGAGATACGCACATTCGGAACAATAAATTGTGCGTTGGTGAAATTATAGCCGGTATTCATACTCAGCTTCCAATTTTTTGTAATCGAAACGGCTCCTGAGATATTGATTTGCGCTTGCAGTTCAATCGGTATAAATGGATTGGGTTGGCTTGCCCTTACGGATCCATTGAGTGATAAATCCCACGGAATCTCGAAATCCACATTTTGACCAAAGTTGCGCCCAAAGTTTGTTTGTTCAATTAGCCGTTGTTGAACGTTGGCTTGTGCATTGATTTCACTTTGGCGTAAAGAATCTTGATTTTGCACTGTTTCACCCCCGCCACGCTCTCCTCTTAAACTCATTGAAAAACCAAGATCAGCACTGATGAAGCGAAGCAACCCTCCGCCTAAACTTTGATAGGATTGATTGATTCGGGTTCCGGCGGAGTCGGTGCCATAGTAATCGAATTGCGCACTGCCGTTGAGTGTAAAGAGTGGGGCAAGGGTGTTGCTTGAGGCTGAAATTGAAATCGGTTGCACATTAAATTCAGAGGCAGCAAAATTGTACCCGCCCGAGATATTGGCTAAAAGAAACTGAATATTTTTTTCGGTTCGAGCAGGGTCGTCAATGGCTTTGGTGGTGTCAAGTGTTTTGATTTTTGCATCAAAAACATTGCTCAAGCTAAGGCTTAGGGATTGGCTTTCGCCCGGAACGCCTCCAAAGAAAGCGCCTTCAAAGCGGTTGTAACGGACAGTATTTCCATTTTGATCGACATACGAGGCGAAGTAGGAATTTTTTTCAGAGGTGAAATCAGGATTGTAATTGTAAGAGAGGTTTGGAATCAATGTGTGGCGCAACGCTTTAAGCCCAATCAAATTTCCAAGAGCGCCGGTGAAAAGAATCCCATACAATCTTGTTTGCGCTGAAAGGTTAATCCCGTAGGTGGTTATGGATTCGGGTGAACGTCGAACAAGCGTGACAACGCTTCCGGCGGTATCAACAAAACGCTCAATGGTTCGATCAGCAACGGAGTAATTGAAATTCAAACTTGAAGATAAATTCAAATTTAAGGCGGGCACTGTGATACCCGCGGAAATCGGCGCAGTCAGTTGCACTCCGGAGCGGTCGAGTTCGGCAGTGGTAAAGCGATAGGCCGTATTCAAATTGATTGATTGGGAAAGGTTGACCAAAAAGCCTGTTCCGCCGGGTCGAAATTGAAGATTAAAACTAAAACCGCCTTGGGAATTCAAATCGCGCGAAGAGGTGGTATCGGTATCTCGTAAAAACGCATCAATGCTAAGCCTTGGATCAATGCCAAATTGATCAAAGAGCGATGTTCCATCAGACTTTTTACTTCTGAAAGGAAAGAATCGAGTTTTGGCAAATGTGAAATTGATATTGTTACTGACATCCGAAGTTTCGAGCGATTGATTTCGGATAAATCCAAGTGAAAGCGAGCCTTCGTTATCTCCGATAATCTGATCGAGCCGAGCGGTGGAAGTTGCTTGAAGGTTAAAAATATTGCTTGGGTTTATCGACGTAATCCCCACGGTGCTTAAGCTTGAAAAGTTTAGGTTAGCCGTGATTCTTGTGTAGGGTGTGAGTTCTTGGCTGTGTTCAACAATCATATTCCACGATTCATTGATTCGGTAATCGGGGTCGCCGGATTCGTTAAAGAAGAGGCGTTGAAATTCTCCGGAGATTCTCCCGCGAAATTCACCATTCAGGGCATACCGAAATTGCGACCCCAAGCGCCAGCTCCCTCGCGTTCCGAAATCGCCTTCAAATTTCAGGTCGGTGAAGTCGCTGATTGCCCAATAGTAACCACCGCGTGCAAGTGTAAAGCCTCGGGTGTTATCAAAGCCATAGTTTGGCATAATAATCCCTGAGGCACGTCCTGAACTTCGTTGGGTTGGGAAGAACGCATAAGGCAATACAAATACGGGAACGCCTTCAATATAAAGCACAACAGGGCGAGCAAAGACGCGTTCATTTGGAACCAATTTCATTTGGCTGCAATAAAACCAATAATGCCAGTGGTCTTCATTGCAAGTGGTGTAATACCCGCCATTGATAAAAAGCTCACCCGTCTCTTGCCGTTTGATTTGATCGCCGCGGTAATAGGCCTGTTCAATATTGGTATAAACTTCACGAATTTTCCCTTTCCTGCTTTTGAAATTATAGGCGAGCTTTTCTGCTTCATAATTTCCGCTTGCGTCACTGAATTTCGCAGGAAGAATGACATAGCCCATTGAATCCAAGGAGGCATCGGCATTGAGCAAATTTTCGGGCGTGAATATGGAAACCGTTGGGGCTTCAAGTTTGAATTCTTGATAGGTCACTTTGGCTGCGCCATTTAACCTAACGCGCTTTTCGCGGAGATCGTAAACGATTGAATCTTTTGCGCTATAAACCACCACGGTATCAAGATCATCTTTTCCGGTTGTGGTTGAATCTTGCACAAGCAATTTTTCTGTTGCCACTGAATCCGTTCGTTTTAAGGTGTCAAGAGGAATAATTGCGGCATTGGTATCAAGTGCTCCAGAAATGTCTCTTTTTCTTTGTGCAGATTTCATTGCGCGTGCGGCATCTTCTACGGTTGGCGTTTGAGAATAAGCCGTTTCCGAAAGCAATAGCAAGCCCACCGCGGCAAAGACATGACGCCCGTGACAAAGACGCAGCCAACGCCACATCAATAAATATTGATTAAAGAGTGCTTTCATTTTTTTGGCTTATGCCAATTCGAACCTCACACGAAAATCAAGACTTCCCTTGAAAATCCTTTTCAGCCGAAGCATTGAAGCCTTTTCTATTTTGCCATATCTTGGTGAATAAGAATACTCTTCCTGAATAATTTCGCCTTGAAAATTTTCCGTCTGAAAAATCATTGAACTGTTGCTCTCGCGATGCGAGAGCCTGTACACCGTCGGCGCAATTTTTTCAACCGTAAGCATTGGATGAAAGTGATAAAACGCTTCAGCGGTATGTTCATCGTCTGTTTTTTCGCTATAAATATTATCTGTAATGAGACAGGCTTCTTTTGTCAGCTCAATTGACCTTCGATGAATGAGCGGAAAATACGCTTGATGCTCTGCTATGACCTTTTGAAAATTATCCTTCGTTTCCCAAGCGATTATCCGTGGGCGCGTGTTGTCTTCAGTAATCTTAAATAGACCTTGAAAGGATGCTATTTCCCTTTCATCAATCATCACGCTGTTGTGTGCTTTTCCGCTTCGAAATGCATTGCGCATCTCAGGGTTGGATGTATAACAATAAGTCCCTCGATCAACCAAAATGGGATAAGCAATTTTAGGTTGTTCCGTTTTTCCGGATGGTGAATAAAAAAGCTCAACGCTTAGAGTATCGTTGTGGCCGTGACCTCCCCACCCGTTTTTTCCCATTTGTCCGGCATCCAATGTCATGTGAAAGTTTTCATTACAAAGTACTGCAAAGCCGCTTTGCATAAAGCGTTGCGGGTGAAACTCATTTTGAACATCACCCTTGCTCCTTTCGATGCTGCGCAGTTTCTCCCAGCCTTCAACACCAAAAAGCCAGAGGGCGCTTTCAGTAAATCCTCCTGCTTTCTTTAATAAATCTACTCGTGAAAAAAGCAATGAAGCAATACTCAATACTTCTCGCGAATCGGTGGGTAGCTTTTCGGGATTGAATGGAAGCAGTGCTCCATCGTCGCTATCGCCAATAGCAGCAATGCTTCCGTCGCTTCTCGTAACGGATGAAAGGAAAACGCACATCGATTCAAGCCTTGTTTTGAATGCTTGTGAAAAAGTAACTTGATTAATTTCGGCTAAGCGAGATGCGGCCAAAAGCATTTCGGTAACAAAGAGATGATAGGCCAAACTCATTTCAAAATTGACCCCGTCTTCGCCGTGTTGACGAAGAATTTCTTCCTCCAAAATGCTTCGCCCAATTTCAATCCATTGCTTTCCCTTTGCC is part of the Chloroherpetonaceae bacterium genome and harbors:
- a CDS encoding alginate lyase family protein — its product is MIKAYLRIFLHHVLRPYFFAFQVFAKRLNFKDKEFYALFPARWQAKTAEDFISKFNTSIRPKFFFNPLNCKDFFLQLLSKVHPPHIPQMQANAILNDKFTLYGESRPFHDGIDWQKDYLNDKSLYETPPKPQDLPYSIRIKIPKNGSDVRVVWELSRLSFSFTLGKGFWLTGRKEFVEKFFNLVQDWENKNPLGRGANWMNAMEAAIRSVSLISGYYFFMDATERHKVETEFEEPIITASDFLRLLKLIYNHGRFIENHLEFTRNSGNHLIANAVGLLFIGCFFRDTAKGKQWIEIGRSILEEEILRQHGEDGVNFEMSLAYHLFVTEMLLAASRLAEINQVTFSQAFKTRLESMCVFLSSVTRSDGSIAAIGDSDDGALLPFNPEKLPTDSREVLSIASLLFSRVDLLKKAGGFTESALWLFGVEGWEKLRSIERSKGDVQNEFHPQRFMQSGFAVLCNENFHMTLDAGQMGKNGWGGHGHNDTLSVELFYSPSGKTEQPKIAYPILVDRGTYCYTSNPEMRNAFRSGKAHNSVMIDEREIASFQGLFKITEDNTRPRIIAWETKDNFQKVIAEHQAYFPLIHRRSIELTKEACLITDNIYSEKTDDEHTAEAFYHFHPMLTVEKIAPTVYRLSHRESNSSMIFQTENFQGEIIQEEYSYSPRYGKIEKASMLRLKRIFKGSLDFRVRFELA
- a CDS encoding putative LPS assembly protein LptD; protein product: MKALFNQYLLMWRWLRLCHGRHVFAAVGLLLLSETAYSQTPTVEDAARAMKSAQRKRDISGALDTNAAIIPLDTLKRTDSVATEKLLVQDSTTTGKDDLDTVVVYSAKDSIVYDLREKRVRLNGAAKVTYQEFKLEAPTVSIFTPENLLNADASLDSMGYVILPAKFSDASGNYEAEKLAYNFKSRKGKIREVYTNIEQAYYRGDQIKRQETGELFINGGYYTTCNEDHWHYWFYCSQMKLVPNERVFARPVVLYIEGVPVFVLPYAFFPTQRSSGRASGIIMPNYGFDNTRGFTLARGGYYWAISDFTDLKFEGDFGTRGSWRLGSQFRYALNGEFRGRISGEFQRLFFNESGDPDYRINESWNMIVEHSQELTPYTRITANLNFSSLSTVGITSINPSNIFNLQATSTARLDQIIGDNEGSLSLGFIRNQSLETSDVSNNINFTFAKTRFFPFRSKKSDGTSLFDQFGIDPRLSIDAFLRDTDTTSSRDLNSQGGFSFNLQFRPGGTGFLVNLSQSINLNTAYRFTTAELDRSGVQLTAPISAGITVPALNLNLSSSLNFNYSVADRTIERFVDTAGSVVTLVRRSPESITTYGINLSAQTRLYGILFTGALGNLIGLKALRHTLIPNLSYNYNPDFTSEKNSYFASYVDQNGNTVRYNRFEGAFFGGVPGESQSLSLSLSNVFDAKIKTLDTTKAIDDPARTEKNIQFLLANISGGYNFAASEFNVQPISISASSNTLAPLFTLNGSAQFDYYGTDSAGTRINQSYQSLGGGLLRFISADLGFSMSLRGERGGGETVQNQDSLRQSEINAQANVQQRLIEQTNFGRNFGQNVDFEIPWDLSLNGSVRASQPNPFIPIELQAQINISGAVSITKNWKLSMNTGYNFTNAQFIVPNVRISRDFHCWSMSFQWVPIGQFKSYFFQLNLKAPELQDIRIEKASRPAGGSAAIF
- a CDS encoding putative metal-dependent hydrolase, translated to MSDLLKYPIGLFEKPMVITPEHLQQYITDLSSFPKRLRLAVEALPESMMDTPYRPSGWTVRQVVHHCADSHMNNFIRIKLALTEENPTIKPYYEDRWAELPDSLTMPVEPSLVMLEGIHQRWVMLLHSMRPSDFQKGFFHPEKNRLVTLDENTGIYAWHSNHHLAHVQSILKIRSGS